In Malus sylvestris chromosome 16, drMalSylv7.2, whole genome shotgun sequence, the following are encoded in one genomic region:
- the LOC126607554 gene encoding uncharacterized protein LOC126607554: MYAFEALGKFSVFRETPVSMAASSSLRTPFRIRPMSQNFISSKNLRRNRGMKCNCSSSGSGVDEKSAFSVTSSSKYEVDYLGEKTKGDLNVKMEHLQAFGIDGDVTLKGPIEEVARVEAEEAGDLLRDLGIPSPFSSRQSPRGIFCSRTLNLRSISAIGYDMDYTLMHYNVIAWEGRAYDYCMENLKKVGFPVDGLAFDPDLVIRGLVIDKENGNLVKADRFGYVKRAMHGTSMLSNRAVSEMYGRELVDLRKETRWEFLNTLFSVSEAVAYMQLVDRLDDGTIPAELGPLDYKGLYKAVGTALFWAHVEGQLKSEIMSKPELFVTPDPELPLALLDQKEAGKKLLLITNSDYHYTDKMMQHSFNRFLPNEMGWRDLFDIVIVSARKPEFFQMSHPMYEVVTGEGLMRPCFKAKTGGLYSGGSAQMVENSLNIHGDEILYVGDHIYTDVSQSKVHLRWRTALICRELEEEYSALIHSRGHRAALVDLINQKEVVGDLFNQLRLASQRRTKGRPAQTLAATNLDDQELSESMQKLLIVMQRLDQKIAPMLEADGELFNKRWGFLSRAGFWDKSHLMRQIEKYADIYTSRVSNFLHYTPFMYFRSQEQTLAHDSYSYYCSRFNGSAMDDEVNCMS; the protein is encoded by the exons ATGTACGCGTTCGAGGCGTTGGGGAAATTCTCAGTTTTCAGAGAGACCCCCGTTTCAATGGCGGCTTCCAGCTCTCTCAGAACCCCGTTTCGAATCCGACCCATGTCCCAGAACTTCATCAGCAGCAAGAATTTGCGCCGGAATCGTGGAATGAAGTGCAACTGCAGCAGCAGCGGCAGCGGCGTTGACGAGAAGTCAGCGTTTTCAGTGACTTCGTCGAGCAAGTATGAAGTGGATTACTTGGGAGAGAAAACCAAAGGAGATTTGAATGTGAAGATGGAGCATCTCCAGGCTTTTG GAATCGATGGTGATGTAACTTTGAAAGGTCCGATTGAGGAAGTTGCCAGAGTGGAGGCTGAAGAAGCTGGAGACTTGCTCAGAGACTTGGGTATTCCG AGCCCTTTTTCGTCGAGGCAATCACCTCGTGGCATTTTCTGTAGCCGCACGTTGAATCTCCGATCAATCAGTGCCATCGGATATGATATGGACTACACCTTGATGCATTATAACGTGATT GCTTGGGAAGGGAGGGCTTATGATTACTGTATGGAAAATTTAAAGAAAGTGGGATTCCCTGTTGACGGTCTTGCATTTGACCCTGACTTG GTTATTAGAGGCCTCGTCATAGACAAAGAGAACGGAAACTTGGTGAAGGCTGATCGATTTGGTTATGTTAAGAGGGCTATGCATGGCACATCCATGCTATCTAATCGAGCTGTAAG TGAGATGTACGGGAGGGAACTGGTGGACCTCCGGAAGGAAACTCGGTGGGAATTCCTTAATACACTGTTCTCTGTCTCAGAAGCTGTGGCTTATATGCAG TTGGTTGACAGATTGGATGATGGAACCATACCTGCAGAACTTGGTCCACTTGATTATAAAGGGCTCTATAAG GCTGTTGGAACAGCCCTCTTCTGGGCACATGTCGAGGGTCAACTAAAG AGCGAGATAATGTCTAAGCCTGAACTGTTTGTGACGCCTGATCCAGAATTGCCACTAGCGCTTTTGGATCAAAAAGAG GCTGGTAAAAAGCTTCTGCTCATTACCAACTCAGATTATCATTACACCGACAAAATGATGCAGCATTCCTTCAACAGATTTCTTCCCAATGAGATGGGTTGGAGGGATCTATTTGACATT GTAATAGTCTCTGCAAGGAAGCCAGAGTTCTTCCAAATGTCACACCCAATGTATGAGGTAGTGACGGGTGAGGGCCTCATGCGTCCATGCTTCAAGGCTAAAACAG GGGGATTGTATTCAGGAGGAAGTGCTCAGATGGTTGAGAATTCCCTAAATATCCACGGAGATGAGATACTATATGTTGGTGATCATATCTACACCGATGTAAGTCAATCCAAAGTTCATCTGCGATGGCGAACAGCATTGATTTGTCGAGAATTGGAAGAAGAG TATAGTGCTTTGATTCATAGCCGGGGTCATAGAGCAGCACTCGTAGATCTTATAAATCAAAAGGAGGTCGTAGGGGATCTTTTCAACCAACTTCGGCTCGCCTCACAAAGGCGAACTAAAGGGCGTCCTGCTCAA ACCCTTGCTGCAACAAACTTGGATGATCAAGAACTCTCAGAAAGCATGCAAAAGCTACTTATTGTTATGCAACGACTAGACCAGAAAATTGCTCCGATGCTAGAAGCAGATGGAGAGCTCTTCAACAAAAG GTGGGGATTTCTTTCACGTGCAGGGTTCTGGGATAAAAGCCATTTGATGAGGCAAATCGAGAA GTATGCTGATATATATACCTCTAGGGTGTCCAATTTCCTACATTATACACCGTTCATGTATTTCCGCTCGCAGGAACAG ACGCTTGCTCATGATTCGTATTCATACTACTGTTCGAGGTTTAATGGATCTGCCATGGACGACGAGGTGAACTGTATGTCTTAA
- the LOC126607550 gene encoding uncharacterized protein LOC126607550 isoform X2, giving the protein MELHEIPLLSVPGCSSDDKHHKAAQQWENTITGVDQRFNSFSEFREALHKFSIAHGFAYRYKKNDSHRVTVKCKGQNCPWRIYASRLSTTQLICIKKMNTDHTCEGAAVKAGYRATRGWVGSIIKEKLKVSPDYKPKAIAEDIKREYGIQLNYSQAWRAKEIAREQLQGSYKEAYNQLPYFCEKIKETNPGSFASFATKEDSSFHRFFVSFRASIVGFKEGCRPLIFLDSAPLNSKYQGVLLAATTADADDGVFPVAFSIVDAETDENWHWFLLELKSAVATSQPITFVADFQNGLKNSLPEVFDKCYHCYCLRHLAEKLNKDLKGQFSHEARRFMISDFYAAAYAPTREAFQHSVDNIKNISPDAYNWVIQSEPVHWANAFCGGGRYNHMTSNFGQQFYSWVSEAHELPITQMIDVLRGNTMQAFYSRGVESSQWVTSLTPSKEEKLQKETEIARSLQVLLSHDSTFEVRGESVDSVDIDHWDCTCKGWQLTGLPCCHAVAVFITIGRNPYDYCSRYFTVESYRLTYAESIHPVPNVDRPHTDESNQAVVTVTPPPTRRPPGRPKMKQTESDDIIKRQLQCSKCKGLGHNKKTCKDSSIV; this is encoded by the coding sequence ATGGAACTCCATGAAATCCCTTTGCTTTCTGTTCCTGGCTGTTCCAGTGATGATAAGCATCATAAAGCTGCACAACAGTGGGAAAACACCATCACCGGTGTGGACCAAAGGTTTAATAGTTTTAGCGAATTCCGAGAAGCATTGCATAAGTTTTCAATTGCGCATGGATTTGCTTATAGGTATAAGAAAAATGACAGTCACCGTGTCACTGTCAAATGCAAAGGTCAAAATTGCCCATGGAGGATATATGCATCAAGGTTGTCTACTACCCAGTTGATTTGTATCAAGAAAATGAACACAGATCATACATGTGAAGGAGCTGCTGTGAAAGCTGGGTATCGGGCTACGAGAGGTTGGGTGGGAAGTATCATAAAAGAGAAGTTGAAAGTTTCCCCAGACTACAAGCCAAAGGCTATAGCAGAGGACATTAAGCGAGAGTACGGgattcaattgaattattctcaGGCATGGCGTGCCAAAGAGATTGCCAGGGAGCAGCTTCAAGGCTCCTATAAAGAGGCCTATAATCAGTTGCCATATTTCTGCGAGAAGATAAAAGAAACTAATCCAggaagttttgcttcatttgcAACTAAGGAAGACTCAAGCTTCCATCGTTTCTTTGTATCTTTCCGTGCATCAATTGTGGGTTTCAAAGAAGGTTGCCGCCCTCTAATTTTTCTTGATAGTGCTCCTCTGAACTCAAAATATCAAGGAGTTTTGTTGGCTGCAACAACTGCAGATGCTGATGATGGTGTGTTTCCAGTAGCATTTTCTATTGTGGATGCTGAGACTGATGAGAACTGGCATTGGTTCTTACTAGAACTGAAATCGGCAGTGGCAACATCTCAGCCGATCACATTTGTAGCAGATTTTCAGAATGGATTGAAAAATTCATTGCCCGAGGTATTTGATAAATGTTACCACTGCTATTGTTTGAGGCATCTTGCTGAAAAACTTAACAAGGACTTGAAGGGGCAATTTTCTCACGAGGCAAGACGATTCATGATAAGTGATTTTTATGCGGCTGCTTATGCACCCACTCGGGAGGCTTTCCAGCACAGTGTTGAcaacataaaaaatatttcaccGGATGCTTACAATTGGGTCATACAAAGCGAGCCAGTGCACTGGGCTAATGCATTCTGCGGAGGAGGCAGGTACAACCACATGACATCAAACTTCGGACAGCAGTTCTACAGTTGGGTATCAGAGGCGCATGAGTTGCCAATTACGCAGATGATTGATGTATTACGAGGCAATACGATGCAAGCCTTCTATTCACGCGGGGTGGAGTCCAGTCAGTGGGTGACAAGTTTAACACCATCAAAGGAGGAAAAGCTTCAAAAGGAAACGGAAATTGCTCGATCACTTCAAGTGTTACTCTCACATGATAGCACATTCGAGGTTCGTGGAGAATCTGTTGACAGTGTTGACATCGACCATTGGGATTGCACCTGTAAGGGATGGCAACTCACTGGTCTTCCTTGCTGCCATGCTGTTGCTGTCTTTATAACTATTGGCAGGAACCCTTATGATTACTGCTCCAGATACTTCACAGTGGAGAGTTACCGTTTAACTTATGCAGAATCAATTCACCCTGTTCCGAATGTAGACAGACCACACACAGATGAATCAAACCAAGCAGTAGTTACTGTTACCCCTCCGCCCACCAGGCGGCCGCCAGGGCGGCCAAAGATGAAGCAGACGGAATCAGACGACATAATAAAACGCCAGCTGCAATGCAGCAAGTGCAAGGGGCTCGGCCACAATAAGAAGACATGTAAAGATTCTAGCATTGTTTAA
- the LOC126607558 gene encoding protein TRIGALACTOSYLDIACYLGLYCEROL 4, chloroplastic-like isoform X1: protein MEMKKLRWAMDGSFWDLDMSTPRTLDGLVRPVPGDPLPLGLTRGAKLSRPKQIDFMQRFMPSPLVPSYAPANGFTLQRVLTLPIGDNWFGTFLGQFHVQRFISAVKKSGKEASPDSVSSWMQSIGTHLREKSLYALSFCSEFWLTPDDTLVLSVDGYGDDKKPRKKALFQHKFPHHNLTVEAVWPGLFVDKPGNYWDVPFSMSLDLASVASDSGTSYHVCARHNSGTPDQFDGGQSDGVPATLLPGLSVTSAFSFKKNFELWRSRAQKLRMVQPFDIFLSNPHVSASGIIGAAMTASFGDSSVRSQIADDGPQGFRGFSFRAPGVKSAFLADIFASATFTAQHGNFQRLFLDLTRFHTRLDFPSGSKFISGAAHLAQDYFNSQQPKLEAIQDICPNATLSLQQQICGPVSFRVDSGVAVELKNRDWNIRVDEPVFALEYALQVLGSAKAVAWYSPKHQECMIELRFYET, encoded by the exons ATGGAGATGAAGAAGCTGAGATGGGCAATGGACGGCAGCTTCTGGGACCTCGACATGTCGACACCGAGGACCCTCGACGGACTGGTCCGGCCGGTTCCCGGCGATCCACTTCCTCTGGGCCTCACCCGTGGCGCCAAGCTCTCCAGGCCCAAGCAAATCGACTTCATGCAGCGGTTCATGCCCTCCCCCTTGGTCCCTTCCTACGCCCCCGCCAACGGCTTCACTCTCCAGCGAGTCCTCACCCTACCCATTGGCGACAATTG GTTCGGGACGTTTCTGGGTCAGTTCCATGTGCAGCGGTTCATCTCCGCCGTGAAAAAGAGCGGGAAGGAGGCGTCGCCGGACTCTGTATCTTCGTGGATGCAAAGCATTGGAACCCACCTGCGTGAGAAGTCGTTGTACGCCCTTTCTTTCTGCTCTGAGTTTTGGCTAACACCCGATGACACATTGGTTTTGAGTGTGGACGGTTATGGCGATGACAAGAAGCCCCGAAAGAAAGCACTTTTTCAGCACAAG TTTCCTCATCATAATTTGACAGTGGAGGCAGTTTGGCCCGGACTTTTCGTTGACAAACCCGGAAACTATTGGGATGTGCCATTCTCAATGTCACTTGATCTGGCTTCGGTTGCTTCTGACTCCGGTACCAGTTATCATGTATGTGCACGTCATAATTCAGGGACTCCTGACCAGTTTGACGGTGGTCAGAGCGATGGAGTTCCTGCTACTCTGCTTCCTGGTTTGTCTGTCACAAGTGCATTTTCCTTTAAGAAGAACTTTGAGCTTTGGAGGAGTCGTGCTCAGAAGTTGAGAATGGTCCAACCATTTGATATATTCCTTTCGAATCCTCATGTTTCGGCTTCAGGGATTATTG GTGCTGCTATGACTGCCTCATTTGGTGATAGTTCGGTTAGGTCACAAATTGCTGACGATGGTCCTCAGGGTTTTAGAGGTTTTAGTTTTCGGGCTCCTGGAGTAAAGTCTGCATTTCTAGCAGATATATTTGCATCAGCAACATTTACAGCCCAGCATGGAAACTTCCAAAGACTATTCCTAGATCTTACTCGCTTTCACACCCGCCTGGATTTTCCTTCTGGCTCTAAGTTTATTTCAGGTGCTGCACATCTAGCACAAGATTACTTCAATTCTCAGCAGCCAAAGTTGGAAGCTATACAGGACATTTGCCCCAATGCCACACTTTCTCTTCAGCAGCAG ATTTGTGGACCTGTCAGTTTCAGGGTTGATTCAGGAGTCGCAGTTGAACTAAAGAACCGAGATTGGAATATACGCGTGGATGAGCCCGTCTTTGCGCTTGAATACGCGCTGCAAGTCCTCGGTTCAGCTAAAGCCGTTGCTTGGTATTCCCCAAAGCACCAGGAATGCATGATAGAGCTTCGTTTTTACGAGACATAA
- the LOC126607550 gene encoding uncharacterized protein LOC126607550 isoform X1, with protein sequence MAAKKVIAICQLGGEFVTNNDGSLSYSGGDAHAIGIDEKALLGDFKSEIADVFNCSADTLSIKYFLPGNQKTLITISKDKDLQRMVNFLGDTNTVYVFVMTEEAGIRNLSNMPASRSSRTTVSEAVVPIVDPVDARVDTDNTDNADGQIDMELHEIPLLSVPGCSSDDKHHKAAQQWENTITGVDQRFNSFSEFREALHKFSIAHGFAYRYKKNDSHRVTVKCKGQNCPWRIYASRLSTTQLICIKKMNTDHTCEGAAVKAGYRATRGWVGSIIKEKLKVSPDYKPKAIAEDIKREYGIQLNYSQAWRAKEIAREQLQGSYKEAYNQLPYFCEKIKETNPGSFASFATKEDSSFHRFFVSFRASIVGFKEGCRPLIFLDSAPLNSKYQGVLLAATTADADDGVFPVAFSIVDAETDENWHWFLLELKSAVATSQPITFVADFQNGLKNSLPEVFDKCYHCYCLRHLAEKLNKDLKGQFSHEARRFMISDFYAAAYAPTREAFQHSVDNIKNISPDAYNWVIQSEPVHWANAFCGGGRYNHMTSNFGQQFYSWVSEAHELPITQMIDVLRGNTMQAFYSRGVESSQWVTSLTPSKEEKLQKETEIARSLQVLLSHDSTFEVRGESVDSVDIDHWDCTCKGWQLTGLPCCHAVAVFITIGRNPYDYCSRYFTVESYRLTYAESIHPVPNVDRPHTDESNQAVVTVTPPPTRRPPGRPKMKQTESDDIIKRQLQCSKCKGLGHNKKTCKDSSIV encoded by the exons ATGGCTGCAAAGAAGGTTATAGCAATATGTCAATTGGGCGGAGAATTTGTGACGAATAATGATGGAAGTTTATCGTACTCTGGGGGTGATGCTCATGCAATTGGCATTGATGAGAAAGCACTGCTTGGTGATTTCAAGTCCGAAATAGCGGATGTGTTTAATTGTAGTGCTGATACATTGTCCATCAAGTACTTCCTTCCTGGCAATCAGAAGACTCTCATTACGATCTCTAAAGACAAGGACTTGCAACGTATGGTCAATTTTCTGGGGGATACAAACACTGTCTATGTTTTTGTCATGACAGAGGAAGCTGGTATTCGAAATTTGTCCAACATGCCTGCTAGTAG GTCAAGCAGGACAACTGTATCGGAAGCAGTGGTTCCTATTGTTGATCCTGTTGATGCGCGAGTTGATACCGACAATACTGACAATGCCGATGGCCAGATTGATATGGAACTCCATGAAATCCCTTTGCTTTCTGTTCCTGGCTGTTCCAGTGATGATAAGCATCATAAAGCTGCACAACAGTGGGAAAACACCATCACCGGTGTGGACCAAAGGTTTAATAGTTTTAGCGAATTCCGAGAAGCATTGCATAAGTTTTCAATTGCGCATGGATTTGCTTATAGGTATAAGAAAAATGACAGTCACCGTGTCACTGTCAAATGCAAAGGTCAAAATTGCCCATGGAGGATATATGCATCAAGGTTGTCTACTACCCAGTTGATTTGTATCAAGAAAATGAACACAGATCATACATGTGAAGGAGCTGCTGTGAAAGCTGGGTATCGGGCTACGAGAGGTTGGGTGGGAAGTATCATAAAAGAGAAGTTGAAAGTTTCCCCAGACTACAAGCCAAAGGCTATAGCAGAGGACATTAAGCGAGAGTACGGgattcaattgaattattctcaGGCATGGCGTGCCAAAGAGATTGCCAGGGAGCAGCTTCAAGGCTCCTATAAAGAGGCCTATAATCAGTTGCCATATTTCTGCGAGAAGATAAAAGAAACTAATCCAggaagttttgcttcatttgcAACTAAGGAAGACTCAAGCTTCCATCGTTTCTTTGTATCTTTCCGTGCATCAATTGTGGGTTTCAAAGAAGGTTGCCGCCCTCTAATTTTTCTTGATAGTGCTCCTCTGAACTCAAAATATCAAGGAGTTTTGTTGGCTGCAACAACTGCAGATGCTGATGATGGTGTGTTTCCAGTAGCATTTTCTATTGTGGATGCTGAGACTGATGAGAACTGGCATTGGTTCTTACTAGAACTGAAATCGGCAGTGGCAACATCTCAGCCGATCACATTTGTAGCAGATTTTCAGAATGGATTGAAAAATTCATTGCCCGAGGTATTTGATAAATGTTACCACTGCTATTGTTTGAGGCATCTTGCTGAAAAACTTAACAAGGACTTGAAGGGGCAATTTTCTCACGAGGCAAGACGATTCATGATAAGTGATTTTTATGCGGCTGCTTATGCACCCACTCGGGAGGCTTTCCAGCACAGTGTTGAcaacataaaaaatatttcaccGGATGCTTACAATTGGGTCATACAAAGCGAGCCAGTGCACTGGGCTAATGCATTCTGCGGAGGAGGCAGGTACAACCACATGACATCAAACTTCGGACAGCAGTTCTACAGTTGGGTATCAGAGGCGCATGAGTTGCCAATTACGCAGATGATTGATGTATTACGAGGCAATACGATGCAAGCCTTCTATTCACGCGGGGTGGAGTCCAGTCAGTGGGTGACAAGTTTAACACCATCAAAGGAGGAAAAGCTTCAAAAGGAAACGGAAATTGCTCGATCACTTCAAGTGTTACTCTCACATGATAGCACATTCGAGGTTCGTGGAGAATCTGTTGACAGTGTTGACATCGACCATTGGGATTGCACCTGTAAGGGATGGCAACTCACTGGTCTTCCTTGCTGCCATGCTGTTGCTGTCTTTATAACTATTGGCAGGAACCCTTATGATTACTGCTCCAGATACTTCACAGTGGAGAGTTACCGTTTAACTTATGCAGAATCAATTCACCCTGTTCCGAATGTAGACAGACCACACACAGATGAATCAAACCAAGCAGTAGTTACTGTTACCCCTCCGCCCACCAGGCGGCCGCCAGGGCGGCCAAAGATGAAGCAGACGGAATCAGACGACATAATAAAACGCCAGCTGCAATGCAGCAAGTGCAAGGGGCTCGGCCACAATAAGAAGACATGTAAAGATTCTAGCATTGTTTAA
- the LOC126607558 gene encoding protein TRIGALACTOSYLDIACYLGLYCEROL 4, chloroplastic-like isoform X2 gives MGNGRQLLGPRHVDTEDPRRTGPAGSRRSTSSGPHPWRQALQAQANRLHAAVHALPLGPFLRPRQRLHSPASPHPTHWRQLLYRFGTFLGQFHVQRFISAVKKSGKEASPDSVSSWMQSIGTHLREKSLYALSFCSEFWLTPDDTLVLSVDGYGDDKKPRKKALFQHKFPHHNLTVEAVWPGLFVDKPGNYWDVPFSMSLDLASVASDSGTSYHVCARHNSGTPDQFDGGQSDGVPATLLPGLSVTSAFSFKKNFELWRSRAQKLRMVQPFDIFLSNPHVSASGIIGAAMTASFGDSSVRSQIADDGPQGFRGFSFRAPGVKSAFLADIFASATFTAQHGNFQRLFLDLTRFHTRLDFPSGSKFISGAAHLAQDYFNSQQPKLEAIQDICPNATLSLQQQICGPVSFRVDSGVAVELKNRDWNIRVDEPVFALEYALQVLGSAKAVAWYSPKHQECMIELRFYET, from the exons ATGGGCAATGGACGGCAGCTTCTGGGACCTCGACATGTCGACACCGAGGACCCTCGACGGACTGGTCCGGCCGGTTCCCGGCGATCCACTTCCTCTGGGCCTCACCCGTGGCGCCAAGCTCTCCAGGCCCAAGCAAATCGACTTCATGCAGCGGTTCATGCCCTCCCCCTTGGTCCCTTCCTACGCCCCCGCCAACGGCTTCACTCTCCAGCGAGTCCTCACCCTACCCATTGGCGACAATTG CTCTATAGGTTCGGGACGTTTCTGGGTCAGTTCCATGTGCAGCGGTTCATCTCCGCCGTGAAAAAGAGCGGGAAGGAGGCGTCGCCGGACTCTGTATCTTCGTGGATGCAAAGCATTGGAACCCACCTGCGTGAGAAGTCGTTGTACGCCCTTTCTTTCTGCTCTGAGTTTTGGCTAACACCCGATGACACATTGGTTTTGAGTGTGGACGGTTATGGCGATGACAAGAAGCCCCGAAAGAAAGCACTTTTTCAGCACAAG TTTCCTCATCATAATTTGACAGTGGAGGCAGTTTGGCCCGGACTTTTCGTTGACAAACCCGGAAACTATTGGGATGTGCCATTCTCAATGTCACTTGATCTGGCTTCGGTTGCTTCTGACTCCGGTACCAGTTATCATGTATGTGCACGTCATAATTCAGGGACTCCTGACCAGTTTGACGGTGGTCAGAGCGATGGAGTTCCTGCTACTCTGCTTCCTGGTTTGTCTGTCACAAGTGCATTTTCCTTTAAGAAGAACTTTGAGCTTTGGAGGAGTCGTGCTCAGAAGTTGAGAATGGTCCAACCATTTGATATATTCCTTTCGAATCCTCATGTTTCGGCTTCAGGGATTATTG GTGCTGCTATGACTGCCTCATTTGGTGATAGTTCGGTTAGGTCACAAATTGCTGACGATGGTCCTCAGGGTTTTAGAGGTTTTAGTTTTCGGGCTCCTGGAGTAAAGTCTGCATTTCTAGCAGATATATTTGCATCAGCAACATTTACAGCCCAGCATGGAAACTTCCAAAGACTATTCCTAGATCTTACTCGCTTTCACACCCGCCTGGATTTTCCTTCTGGCTCTAAGTTTATTTCAGGTGCTGCACATCTAGCACAAGATTACTTCAATTCTCAGCAGCCAAAGTTGGAAGCTATACAGGACATTTGCCCCAATGCCACACTTTCTCTTCAGCAGCAG ATTTGTGGACCTGTCAGTTTCAGGGTTGATTCAGGAGTCGCAGTTGAACTAAAGAACCGAGATTGGAATATACGCGTGGATGAGCCCGTCTTTGCGCTTGAATACGCGCTGCAAGTCCTCGGTTCAGCTAAAGCCGTTGCTTGGTATTCCCCAAAGCACCAGGAATGCATGATAGAGCTTCGTTTTTACGAGACATAA